In Symphalangus syndactylus isolate Jambi chromosome 15, NHGRI_mSymSyn1-v2.1_pri, whole genome shotgun sequence, the following are encoded in one genomic region:
- the STARD13 gene encoding stAR-related lipid transfer protein 13 isoform X2, whose translation MFSQVPRTPASGCYYLNSMTPEGQEMYLRFDQTTRRSPYRMSRILARHQLVTKIQQEIEAKEACDWLRAAGFPQYAQLYEDSQFPINIVAVKNDHDFLEKDLVEPLCRRLNTLNKCASMKLDVNCQRKKGDDSDEEDLCISNKWTFQRTSRRWSRVDDLYTLLPRGDRNGSPGGTGMRNTTSSESVLTDLSEPEVCSIHSESSGGSDSRSQPGQCCTDSPVMLDAPLVSSSLPQSPRDILNHPFHPKNEKPTRARAKSFLKRMETLRGKGAHGRHKGSGRTGGLVISGPMLQQEPESFKAMQCIQIPNGDLRNSPPPACRKGLPCSGESSGESSPSEHSSSGVSTPCLKERKCHEANKRGGMYLEDLDVLAGTALPDAGDQSRMHEFHSQENLVVHIPKDHKPGTFPKALSIESLSPTDSSNGVNWRTGSISLGREQVPGAREPRLMASCHRASRVSIYDNVPGSHLYASTGDLLDLEKDDLFPHLDDILQHVNGLQEVVDDWSKDVLPELQTHDTLVGEPGLSPFPSPNQITLDFEGNSVSEGRTTPSDVERDVTSLNESEPPGVRDRRDSGVGASLTRPNRRLRWNSFQLSHQPRPAPASPHISSQTANQLSLLQRFSLLRLTAIMEKHSMSNKHGWTWSVPKFMKRMKVPDYKDKAVFGVPLIVHVQRTGQPLPQSIQQALRYLRSNCLDQVGLFRKSGVKSRIHALRQMNENFPENVNYEDQSAYDVADMVKQFFRDLPEPLFTNKLSETFLHIYQYVSKEQRLQAVQAAILLLADENREVLQTLLCFLNDVVNLVEENQMTPMNLAVCLAPSLFHLNLLKKESSPRVIQKKYATGKPDQKDLNENLAAAQGLAHMIMECDRLFEVPHELVAQSRNSYVEAEIHVPTLEELGTQLEESGATFHTYLNHLIQGLQKEAKEKFKGWVTCSSTDNTDLAFKKVGDGNPLKLWKASVEVEAPPSVVLNRVLRERHLWDEDFVQWKVVETLDRQTEIYQYVLNSMAPHPSRDFVVLRTWKTDLPKGMCTLLSLSVEHEEAQLLGGVRAVVMDSQYLIEPCGSGKSRLTHVCRIDLKGHSPEWYSKGFGHLCAAEVARIRNSFQPLIAEGPETKI comes from the exons acgACTAAATACGTTGAACAAGTGTGCCTCAATGAAACTTGATGTGAATTGCCAAAGGAAAAAG GGTGACGACTCCGATGAGGAAGATCTTTGTATCAGCAACAAATGGACTTTCCAAAGAACCAGTCGCAGGTGGTCTCGTGTGGACGACCTCTACACACTGCTCCCTCGAGGAGACAGAAATGGGTCACCGGGTGGCACGGGGATGAGGAACACGACCAGCAGTGAGAGCGTCCTCACAGACCTGAGCGAGCCTGAGGTCTGCTCCATTCACAGCGAAAGCAGCGGAGGCAGCGACAGTCGCAGCCAGCCAGGCCAGTGCTGTACAGACAGCCCGGTCATGCTGGATGCCCCACTGGTCAGCAGCAGCCTCCCGCAGTCCCCCAGAGACATCCTCAACCACCCCTTCCACCCCAAGAATGAGAAGCCCACGAGGGCTAGGGCCAAATCATTTTTGAAACGCATGGAAACACTCCGAGGGAAGGGAGCCCATGGGAGGCATAAGGGGTCAGGGCGGACAGGTGGCCTGGTGATCAGCGGGCCCATGTTGCAGCAGGAGCCAGAGTCCTTTAAGGCCATGCAGTGCATCCAAATACCAAATGGAGATCTCCGGAATTCGCCGCCCCCGGCCTGCAGAAAAGGGCTCCCATGCTCTGGCGAGTCGAGTGGCGAGAGCAGCCCATCGGAGCACAGCAGCAGCGGGGTGAGCACGCCCTGCCTGAAGGAACGCAAGTGCCACGAGGCCAACAAGCGCGGGGGCATGTACTTGGAGGACCTGGATGTGCTGGCGGGGACAGCACTGCCGGATGCAGGGGACCAAAGCCGTATGCATGAGTTTCACTCCCAAGAGAATTTGGTGGTGCATATTCCCAAGGATCACAAACCAGGAACATTCCCCAAGGCACTTTCTATTGAAAGCCTCTCTCCCACAGATAGTAGCAATGGGGTTAACTGGAGGACCGGTAGCATCTCCCTGGGCAGAGAGCAGGTCCCTGGTGCCAGGGAGCCCCGGCTCATGGCGTCCTGTCACAGAGCCAGCCGAGTCAGTATCTATGACAATGTCCCTGGCTCCCATCTATATGCCAGCACAGGAGATCTTTTGGACTTGGAGAAAGATGACCTTTTCCCTCACTTGGATGACATTCTGCAGCATGTCAATGGGCTCCAGGAGGTAGTGGATGACTGGTCCAAAGATGTCTTGCCTGAACTGCAAACTCATGATACGTTGGTCGGGGAACCTGGCTTATCCCCCTTTCCGTCTCCTAATCAGATCACCTTAGATTTTGAAGGGAACTCTGTCTCAGAAGGTCGGACGACACCCAGTGATGTGGAAAGAGATGTAACATCTCTTAATGAATCTGAGCCTCCTGGGGTCAGAGACAGGAGGGATTCTGGTGTAGGGGCCTCTCTGACCAGGCCAAACAG GCGACTCCGATGGAACAGTTTCCAGCTGTCGCACCAGCCCCGGCCGGCCCCAGCATCACCCCACATCAGCAGCCAGACGGCCAACCAGCTGAGCCTGCTCCAGCGCTTCTCGCTGCTTCGCCTCACGGCCATCATGGAGAAGCACTCCATGTCCAACAAGCACGGCTGGACGTG GTCAGTTCCAAAGTTCATGAAGAGGATGAAAGTTCCCGACTACAAAGACAAGGCTGTCTTTGGCGTTCCCCTCATAGTCCACGTCCAAAGAACGGGACAGCCCCTGCCTCAAAGTATTCAGCAAGCACTGAGATATCTACGCAGCAACTGCCTCGATCAG GTGGGTCTTTTTCGCAAGTCAGGAGTGAAGTCTCGAATCCATGCCCTACGCCAAATGAATGAGAACTTCCCTGAGAACGTCAACTATGAAGACCAGTCTGCTTATGATGTGGCGGATATGGTGAAACAGTTCTTCCGGGACCTCCCTGAGCCTCTTTTCACCAACAAGCTCAGCGAGACCTTTCTCCATATCTATCAGT ATGTCTCCAAAGAGCAGCGGCTGCAGGCCGTGCAGGCTGCCATCCTGCTACTGGCCGATGAGAATAGGGAGGTCCTGCAGACGCTCTTGTGTTTCCTGAACGACGTCGTCAACTTGGTGGAAGAGAATCAGATGACGCCCATGAACCTGGCAGTGTGTCTGGCCCCCTCCCTCTTTCATCTTAATTTGTTGAAGAAAGAAAGCTCTCCACG AGTCATACAGAAGAAATATGCCACCGGGAAGCCAGATCAAAAGGACCTCAACGAGAATCTGGCAGCAGCTCAGGGGCTCGCGCACATGATCATGGAATGCGACAGACTTTTTGAG GTTCCACACGAGTTGGTGGCCCAGTCTCGTAACTCGTATGTGGAGGCTGAGATCCACGTGCCAACCCTGGAAGAATTGGGGACGCAGCTGGAGGAGAGTGGGGCAACTTTCCACACTTACCTGAACCATCTCATCCAGGGCCTCCAGAAAGAAGCCAAGGAGAAGTTCAAAGGATGGGTCACGTGCTCCAGCACGGACAATACAGATCTTGCTTTCAAAAAG GTGGGCGACGGGAACCCGCTGAAGCTGTGGAAGGCTTCTGTAGAGGTGGAAGCGCCCCCCTCGGTGGTCCTGAACCGCGTGCTGAGAGAGCGCCACCTGTGGGACGAGGACTTTGTGCAGTGGAAGGTTGTGGAAACTCTAGACAGGCAAACAGAGATCTACCAGTACGTGCTGAACAGCATGGCTCCCCATCCTTCCAGAGACTTCGTGGTTCTCAG GACCTGGAAAACGGATTTGCCCAAAGGAATGTGTACCCTGCTGTCCCTCTCTGTGGAGCATGAGGAAGCCCAGCTCCTGGGTGGCGTGCGAGCAGTGGTGATGGACTCACAGTACTTGATAGAACCGTGTGGCTCTGGCAAGTCGAGACTGACTCACGTCTGCAGGATAGACCTGAA AGGTCACTCCCCAGAATGGTACAGCAAAGGCTTTGGACATCTGTGTGCAGCAGAAGTTGCTAGGATTAGAAACTCTTTCCAGCCCCTCATTGCTGAGGGCCCCGAAACTAAAATCTGA
- the STARD13 gene encoding stAR-related lipid transfer protein 13 isoform X5 has translation MKLDVNCQRKKGDDSDEEDLCISNKWTFQRTSRRWSRVDDLYTLLPRGDRNGSPGGTGMRNTTSSESVLTDLSEPEVCSIHSESSGGSDSRSQPGQCCTDSPVMLDAPLVSSSLPQSPRDILNHPFHPKNEKPTRARAKSFLKRMETLRGKGAHGRHKGSGRTGGLVISGPMLQQEPESFKAMQCIQIPNGDLRNSPPPACRKGLPCSGESSGESSPSEHSSSGVSTPCLKERKCHEANKRGGMYLEDLDVLAGTALPDAGDQSRMHEFHSQENLVVHIPKDHKPGTFPKALSIESLSPTDSSNGVNWRTGSISLGREQVPGAREPRLMASCHRASRVSIYDNVPGSHLYASTGDLLDLEKDDLFPHLDDILQHVNGLQEVVDDWSKDVLPELQTHDTLVGEPGLSPFPSPNQITLDFEGNSVSEGRTTPSDVERDVTSLNESEPPGVRDRRDSGVGASLTRPNRRLRWNSFQLSHQPRPAPASPHISSQTANQLSLLQRFSLLRLTAIMEKHSMSNKHGWTWSVPKFMKRMKVPDYKDKAVFGVPLIVHVQRTGQPLPQSIQQALRYLRSNCLDQVGLFRKSGVKSRIHALRQMNENFPENVNYEDQSAYDVADMVKQFFRDLPEPLFTNKLSETFLHIYQYVSKEQRLQAVQAAILLLADENREVLQTLLCFLNDVVNLVEENQMTPMNLAVCLAPSLFHLNLLKKESSPRVIQKKYATGKPDQKDLNENLAAAQGLAHMIMECDRLFEVPHELVAQSRNSYVEAEIHVPTLEELGTQLEESGATFHTYLNHLIQGLQKEAKEKFKGWVTCSSTDNTDLAFKKVGDGNPLKLWKASVEVEAPPSVVLNRVLRERHLWDEDFVQWKVVETLDRQTEIYQYVLNSMAPHPSRDFVVLRTWKTDLPKGMCTLLSLSVEHEEAQLLGGVRAVVMDSQYLIEPCGSGKSRLTHVCRIDLKGHSPEWYSKGFGHLCAAEVARIRNSFQPLIAEGPETKI, from the exons ATGAAACTTGATGTGAATTGCCAAAGGAAAAAG GGTGACGACTCCGATGAGGAAGATCTTTGTATCAGCAACAAATGGACTTTCCAAAGAACCAGTCGCAGGTGGTCTCGTGTGGACGACCTCTACACACTGCTCCCTCGAGGAGACAGAAATGGGTCACCGGGTGGCACGGGGATGAGGAACACGACCAGCAGTGAGAGCGTCCTCACAGACCTGAGCGAGCCTGAGGTCTGCTCCATTCACAGCGAAAGCAGCGGAGGCAGCGACAGTCGCAGCCAGCCAGGCCAGTGCTGTACAGACAGCCCGGTCATGCTGGATGCCCCACTGGTCAGCAGCAGCCTCCCGCAGTCCCCCAGAGACATCCTCAACCACCCCTTCCACCCCAAGAATGAGAAGCCCACGAGGGCTAGGGCCAAATCATTTTTGAAACGCATGGAAACACTCCGAGGGAAGGGAGCCCATGGGAGGCATAAGGGGTCAGGGCGGACAGGTGGCCTGGTGATCAGCGGGCCCATGTTGCAGCAGGAGCCAGAGTCCTTTAAGGCCATGCAGTGCATCCAAATACCAAATGGAGATCTCCGGAATTCGCCGCCCCCGGCCTGCAGAAAAGGGCTCCCATGCTCTGGCGAGTCGAGTGGCGAGAGCAGCCCATCGGAGCACAGCAGCAGCGGGGTGAGCACGCCCTGCCTGAAGGAACGCAAGTGCCACGAGGCCAACAAGCGCGGGGGCATGTACTTGGAGGACCTGGATGTGCTGGCGGGGACAGCACTGCCGGATGCAGGGGACCAAAGCCGTATGCATGAGTTTCACTCCCAAGAGAATTTGGTGGTGCATATTCCCAAGGATCACAAACCAGGAACATTCCCCAAGGCACTTTCTATTGAAAGCCTCTCTCCCACAGATAGTAGCAATGGGGTTAACTGGAGGACCGGTAGCATCTCCCTGGGCAGAGAGCAGGTCCCTGGTGCCAGGGAGCCCCGGCTCATGGCGTCCTGTCACAGAGCCAGCCGAGTCAGTATCTATGACAATGTCCCTGGCTCCCATCTATATGCCAGCACAGGAGATCTTTTGGACTTGGAGAAAGATGACCTTTTCCCTCACTTGGATGACATTCTGCAGCATGTCAATGGGCTCCAGGAGGTAGTGGATGACTGGTCCAAAGATGTCTTGCCTGAACTGCAAACTCATGATACGTTGGTCGGGGAACCTGGCTTATCCCCCTTTCCGTCTCCTAATCAGATCACCTTAGATTTTGAAGGGAACTCTGTCTCAGAAGGTCGGACGACACCCAGTGATGTGGAAAGAGATGTAACATCTCTTAATGAATCTGAGCCTCCTGGGGTCAGAGACAGGAGGGATTCTGGTGTAGGGGCCTCTCTGACCAGGCCAAACAG GCGACTCCGATGGAACAGTTTCCAGCTGTCGCACCAGCCCCGGCCGGCCCCAGCATCACCCCACATCAGCAGCCAGACGGCCAACCAGCTGAGCCTGCTCCAGCGCTTCTCGCTGCTTCGCCTCACGGCCATCATGGAGAAGCACTCCATGTCCAACAAGCACGGCTGGACGTG GTCAGTTCCAAAGTTCATGAAGAGGATGAAAGTTCCCGACTACAAAGACAAGGCTGTCTTTGGCGTTCCCCTCATAGTCCACGTCCAAAGAACGGGACAGCCCCTGCCTCAAAGTATTCAGCAAGCACTGAGATATCTACGCAGCAACTGCCTCGATCAG GTGGGTCTTTTTCGCAAGTCAGGAGTGAAGTCTCGAATCCATGCCCTACGCCAAATGAATGAGAACTTCCCTGAGAACGTCAACTATGAAGACCAGTCTGCTTATGATGTGGCGGATATGGTGAAACAGTTCTTCCGGGACCTCCCTGAGCCTCTTTTCACCAACAAGCTCAGCGAGACCTTTCTCCATATCTATCAGT ATGTCTCCAAAGAGCAGCGGCTGCAGGCCGTGCAGGCTGCCATCCTGCTACTGGCCGATGAGAATAGGGAGGTCCTGCAGACGCTCTTGTGTTTCCTGAACGACGTCGTCAACTTGGTGGAAGAGAATCAGATGACGCCCATGAACCTGGCAGTGTGTCTGGCCCCCTCCCTCTTTCATCTTAATTTGTTGAAGAAAGAAAGCTCTCCACG AGTCATACAGAAGAAATATGCCACCGGGAAGCCAGATCAAAAGGACCTCAACGAGAATCTGGCAGCAGCTCAGGGGCTCGCGCACATGATCATGGAATGCGACAGACTTTTTGAG GTTCCACACGAGTTGGTGGCCCAGTCTCGTAACTCGTATGTGGAGGCTGAGATCCACGTGCCAACCCTGGAAGAATTGGGGACGCAGCTGGAGGAGAGTGGGGCAACTTTCCACACTTACCTGAACCATCTCATCCAGGGCCTCCAGAAAGAAGCCAAGGAGAAGTTCAAAGGATGGGTCACGTGCTCCAGCACGGACAATACAGATCTTGCTTTCAAAAAG GTGGGCGACGGGAACCCGCTGAAGCTGTGGAAGGCTTCTGTAGAGGTGGAAGCGCCCCCCTCGGTGGTCCTGAACCGCGTGCTGAGAGAGCGCCACCTGTGGGACGAGGACTTTGTGCAGTGGAAGGTTGTGGAAACTCTAGACAGGCAAACAGAGATCTACCAGTACGTGCTGAACAGCATGGCTCCCCATCCTTCCAGAGACTTCGTGGTTCTCAG GACCTGGAAAACGGATTTGCCCAAAGGAATGTGTACCCTGCTGTCCCTCTCTGTGGAGCATGAGGAAGCCCAGCTCCTGGGTGGCGTGCGAGCAGTGGTGATGGACTCACAGTACTTGATAGAACCGTGTGGCTCTGGCAAGTCGAGACTGACTCACGTCTGCAGGATAGACCTGAA AGGTCACTCCCCAGAATGGTACAGCAAAGGCTTTGGACATCTGTGTGCAGCAGAAGTTGCTAGGATTAGAAACTCTTTCCAGCCCCTCATTGCTGAGGGCCCCGAAACTAAAATCTGA